In a genomic window of Syntrophobacterales bacterium:
- a CDS encoding type I restriction endonuclease subunit R produces MPRKDYSEDILIQQPTVELLEEELKWDSVFAYDSEDFGPESLLGRSSDREVILRRDVASALRRLNPGLPVEAYEEALAQVASYDLTKTLVQMNEDKYRLLRDGVPVKYRDAQGRIAEQRLKLVDFDDPANSERNRFLAVRELWVRGNTYRRRPDVIGFVNGLPLVFIELKRYDQHVDKAFKKNYSDYLDTIPQMFHWNALIVLSNGVDAKVGSLTSIVEHFSRWKRLQEEYPEPKKDRPLLPILLRGLLNKETLLDVVENFILYDRTEGEVQKIVARNHQYLGANRVIDKLLSDKPKDQSEVAAGKLGVFLHTQGSGKSYSMIFLTEKIHRKISAKYTFVLMTDRNELDGQLFGTFTGCGAATNKKAKARNGKGLEKLLTDNHRYVFSLIHKFHRLVDEAYSPREDIIVISDEAHRTQYGRLAINMRKALPNAKFLGFTGTPLIDSQEKQMTRAVFGDYISIYDFQRAVADGATLPLFYENRGDKLKIVDEEINKRIAARIEAARAAGDLDPAQEEKLYRELARDYPILTSPTRLGKVAADFVGHYHQRWQTGKAMLVCIDKITCVRMYDEITVKWRETWEALEAEVAAEEKRFADAGKNPDKFLQKRRAQVEWMKETEFCVVVSQEQGEVEEFRKWKLDILPHREKMVHRDLDLEFKKSEHPFRVVIVCAMWLTGFDVKCLSTLYLDKPMKGHTLMQAIARVNRVGGGKKNGLIIDYNGMLKSLRQALATFAQYERKGDGKEVLRDYAEALVEYGQAVRAAQDFLTGCGFNLDELIAAKGFNKQALILRGVNMVCETDERRKTFEVMAEDIAARLLGLFPNAGLYEYDNQENAISALYNRLQESKESPDVSEMLQALYEVVDTAVATEHLGVSERRRYNLTKVDIRRLQAEFERQCPNIKMLNLREKIEKRLAKMIALNPTRVDLYERYQEIVAEYNKYKDAAEVQRVFDDLFKFNDELDEEQRRYLREGLDNEDQLAVFDLLQKDSLKRKERERIKAVAKELLEKLLADKLRIDHWKAKATAQAQVKAEIIKHLYINLPGEDYTEQEIADKADIVFAHLYHPGIGAGGCPMYY; encoded by the coding sequence ATGCCGCGCAAAGACTACTCTGAAGATATTCTGATTCAACAGCCGACCGTGGAATTGCTGGAAGAGGAACTGAAGTGGGACTCCGTTTTTGCCTATGACAGTGAGGACTTCGGCCCCGAAAGCCTGTTGGGAAGGTCGTCCGACCGAGAGGTGATCCTCCGCCGGGATGTCGCATCCGCCCTCCGCCGCCTGAATCCGGGGCTCCCTGTCGAAGCCTATGAAGAGGCACTGGCCCAGGTCGCCAGTTATGATTTGACCAAGACGCTGGTCCAGATGAACGAGGACAAGTACCGGCTGCTGCGCGACGGTGTGCCGGTGAAGTATCGGGACGCGCAGGGGCGGATAGCGGAACAGCGGCTGAAACTGGTGGATTTCGATGACCCGGCCAATTCGGAGAGGAACCGGTTTCTGGCGGTCCGTGAGTTATGGGTGCGAGGGAATACCTACCGCCGCCGGCCCGATGTGATCGGCTTCGTCAACGGCCTGCCCCTGGTCTTCATCGAGCTGAAGCGCTACGACCAGCATGTGGACAAGGCCTTCAAGAAGAACTACAGCGACTACCTGGACACGATTCCCCAAATGTTCCACTGGAATGCCCTGATCGTCCTGTCCAATGGGGTCGATGCCAAGGTCGGCTCCCTGACCTCGATCGTGGAACATTTCTCTCGTTGGAAGCGGTTGCAGGAAGAATATCCGGAACCGAAAAAGGACCGGCCGCTGCTCCCCATCCTGCTGCGCGGCTTGCTGAACAAGGAAACCCTGCTCGATGTGGTGGAGAATTTCATCCTCTATGACCGGACCGAGGGGGAGGTCCAGAAGATCGTGGCGCGGAATCACCAATACCTGGGCGCCAACCGGGTGATCGACAAGCTGTTGTCGGATAAACCCAAAGATCAAAGCGAAGTGGCGGCAGGCAAGCTGGGCGTCTTCTTGCACACCCAGGGATCGGGCAAGTCCTATTCCATGATCTTCCTGACCGAGAAGATCCACCGGAAGATTTCGGCAAAATACACCTTTGTGCTGATGACCGACCGGAACGAACTGGACGGTCAGCTTTTCGGCACCTTCACCGGTTGCGGCGCGGCCACCAACAAGAAGGCCAAGGCCCGGAACGGCAAGGGTCTGGAAAAGCTCCTGACGGATAACCACCGGTATGTGTTCAGCCTGATCCACAAATTCCACCGCCTGGTCGATGAAGCCTACAGCCCCCGGGAAGACATCATCGTCATTTCCGACGAAGCCCACCGGACCCAGTACGGCAGGCTTGCGATCAACATGCGCAAGGCCTTGCCCAACGCGAAATTCCTCGGCTTTACCGGCACCCCCCTGATCGACAGCCAGGAAAAGCAGATGACCCGCGCGGTGTTCGGCGACTACATCTCCATCTACGATTTCCAACGGGCCGTGGCCGATGGCGCGACGTTGCCGCTCTTCTATGAGAACCGGGGGGATAAACTGAAGATTGTTGATGAGGAGATCAACAAGCGGATCGCAGCGCGGATCGAGGCGGCCAGGGCGGCGGGTGATCTGGATCCGGCCCAGGAAGAGAAGCTGTACCGTGAGTTGGCCCGCGACTACCCCATCCTGACCTCCCCGACACGACTCGGCAAGGTGGCCGCGGACTTTGTCGGGCATTACCATCAACGCTGGCAGACCGGCAAGGCGATGCTCGTGTGTATCGACAAGATCACCTGCGTCAGGATGTATGACGAGATCACCGTAAAGTGGCGGGAAACCTGGGAAGCGCTGGAGGCAGAGGTGGCGGCCGAGGAGAAGCGTTTTGCCGATGCGGGGAAGAACCCGGACAAGTTCCTGCAAAAGCGCCGCGCCCAAGTGGAATGGATGAAGGAGACGGAGTTCTGTGTGGTGGTTTCCCAGGAGCAGGGCGAAGTCGAAGAATTCAGGAAATGGAAGCTGGATATCCTCCCCCACCGGGAAAAGATGGTGCATCGCGACCTGGATCTGGAGTTCAAGAAGTCGGAGCACCCCTTCCGAGTGGTGATCGTCTGCGCCATGTGGCTCACGGGCTTTGATGTGAAGTGCCTTTCCACGCTTTATTTGGACAAGCCCATGAAAGGGCACACATTGATGCAGGCCATTGCCCGGGTGAACCGTGTCGGCGGCGGCAAGAAGAACGGCCTGATCATCGACTACAACGGCATGCTCAAGAGCCTCCGTCAGGCCCTGGCCACCTTTGCCCAATATGAGCGGAAGGGAGATGGCAAGGAGGTCCTCCGGGACTATGCAGAAGCCCTGGTCGAGTATGGTCAGGCTGTTCGTGCAGCCCAGGATTTTCTGACTGGTTGCGGTTTCAATCTCGATGAGCTGATCGCCGCCAAAGGCTTCAACAAGCAGGCACTGATCCTGCGCGGGGTCAATATGGTCTGCGAGACCGATGAACGGCGAAAGACCTTCGAGGTTATGGCCGAAGACATCGCCGCCCGGCTGCTGGGGCTTTTTCCCAATGCCGGGTTATACGAGTACGATAATCAGGAAAACGCCATCTCGGCCCTCTATAATCGGCTGCAGGAAAGCAAGGAGTCGCCTGATGTCTCAGAGATGCTGCAGGCCCTCTACGAGGTGGTCGATACGGCAGTGGCTACCGAACATTTGGGGGTCAGCGAACGCCGGCGCTACAATCTGACCAAGGTCGATATCCGGCGGCTACAGGCGGAGTTCGAACGCCAGTGCCCCAATATCAAGATGCTCAATCTGCGCGAGAAGATCGAGAAACGTTTGGCGAAGATGATAGCCCTCAATCCGACCCGTGTGGATCTGTATGAACGCTATCAGGAGATCGTCGCAGAGTACAACAAGTACAAGGATGCCGCGGAGGTGCAGCGGGTCTTCGATGACCTGTTTAAATTCAATGACGAACTCGACGAGGAGCAGCGCCGCTATCTGCGCGAAGGGCTCGACAACGAGGATCAGTTGGCTGTTTTCGATTTGCTGCAGAAGGACAGCTTGAAACGGAAGGAGCGCGAACGGATCAAGGCGGTGGCCAAGGAGCTGCTGGAGAAGCTCTTGGCGGACAAGCTCCGCATCGACCATTGGAAGGCAAAGGCCACCGCCCAGGCTCAGGTCAAGGCGGAGATCATCAAGCATCTCTACATCAACTTGCCCGGAGAGGACTATACGGAGCAGGAGATTGCGGACAAGGCGGATATAGTTTTCGCCCATCTTTATCATCCGGGGATCGGCGCGGGTGGATGCCCTATGTATT